One stretch of Cohnella algarum DNA includes these proteins:
- a CDS encoding helix-turn-helix domain-containing protein: MNSGHEDIRQEKIQYENPLLSIKVWHARRDRANTVNWHQHPECEIMLVLNGRLDVEVENELFSLGSDDVIVLGSSQLHRDRSYADKLDYIVLQFDLQTFFDKSTIPYLQYFNETKVPLSAMNYIFRDNPKAREELAECVRQIDEEAQRKESGYELAVNLLIKKILLILIRNDTKGLLADQDRVERIRLKPVLDYVDRNIAERITVEEACRLANMSYYYFVKFFKRTMGLSFTEYVNFRKIKYAEQLLLTRDLSVSEVGDMTGMPNMAHFYKMFRRFNQCSPKEFQRKMLAWGRP, encoded by the coding sequence ATGAATTCCGGCCACGAAGATATCCGTCAGGAGAAAATCCAATACGAAAACCCGCTGCTTTCGATAAAGGTTTGGCACGCCCGCCGCGACCGGGCCAACACGGTCAACTGGCACCAGCACCCCGAATGCGAAATCATGCTCGTGCTGAACGGCCGGCTCGATGTCGAAGTGGAGAACGAGCTGTTCTCGCTCGGCAGCGACGACGTGATCGTGCTGGGCAGCTCGCAGCTTCACCGCGACAGGAGCTACGCGGACAAGCTCGATTACATCGTGCTGCAGTTCGATTTGCAAACCTTTTTCGACAAAAGCACGATTCCCTATTTGCAATACTTCAACGAGACGAAAGTACCGCTGAGCGCGATGAACTATATTTTCCGCGACAATCCGAAAGCCCGCGAAGAGCTTGCCGAATGCGTCCGGCAAATCGACGAGGAAGCGCAGCGAAAAGAAAGCGGTTACGAATTGGCGGTCAATTTGCTCATCAAGAAGATTCTGCTCATTCTCATCCGCAACGACACGAAAGGCCTGCTAGCCGACCAGGACCGCGTCGAACGCATCCGGCTCAAGCCCGTGCTCGATTACGTCGACCGCAACATCGCCGAGCGGATCACCGTCGAGGAAGCCTGCCGCCTTGCCAACATGAGCTATTATTACTTCGTGAAATTTTTCAAGCGGACGATGGGGCTGTCGTTTACCGAATACGTCAACTTCCGCAAAATCAAATACGCGGAGCAGCTGCTGCTGACCCGCGATTTGAGCGTAAGCGAGGTGGGCGATATGACCGGCATGCCGAACATGGCTCATTTCTACAAAATGTTCCGGCGCTTCAACCAATGCTCGCCCAAGGAGTTTCAGCGCAAAATGCTGGCATGGGGCCGGCCGTAA
- a CDS encoding Gfo/Idh/MocA family protein, with amino-acid sequence MVGYKFMGKAHSHAYKDVGMFFDMEAGVGMKAICGRDAAGVKEAAERFGWESFETDWRKLVERDDIDVIDINAPSDAHKEIALAAIASGKHVFCEKPLALNLADAREMLEAAEKAGVKHGICFNYRFLPAVQLAKSIIDSGKLGEIHHYRATYLQDWLVDPEAPLAWRLKKEVAGSGAHGDINAHSIDLARFLIGEFDRVIGHNRTFVKERPIPVSTSGLGGVGSAEKGEVTVDDATAFLADFKNGAMGIFVASRFATGRKNGNTFEIHGSRGSIRWDLERLNELEVYFRDDEPELAGFRRIMVTEPQHKYAGNWWPTGHIIGYEHGFVHIVYEFMQHISTGSPFAPTFLDGVRCQEVLEAVDLSIERGAWVSVDEI; translated from the coding sequence ATGGTGGGCTACAAATTCATGGGCAAAGCCCACAGCCACGCTTATAAGGACGTCGGCATGTTTTTCGATATGGAAGCGGGCGTCGGAATGAAGGCGATCTGCGGCCGGGATGCGGCGGGCGTGAAGGAAGCCGCCGAGCGGTTCGGCTGGGAAAGCTTCGAAACCGATTGGCGCAAGCTGGTCGAGCGCGACGATATCGACGTGATCGACATCAACGCGCCGAGCGACGCGCACAAGGAAATCGCGCTGGCGGCGATCGCAAGCGGCAAGCACGTCTTCTGCGAAAAGCCGCTGGCGCTTAACCTTGCGGATGCGCGCGAAATGCTGGAAGCGGCGGAGAAGGCCGGCGTCAAGCACGGCATTTGCTTCAATTACCGCTTCCTGCCGGCCGTTCAGCTGGCGAAGTCCATTATCGACAGCGGCAAGCTGGGCGAAATCCATCATTATCGGGCGACTTATTTGCAGGACTGGCTCGTCGATCCGGAAGCTCCGCTTGCCTGGAGACTCAAGAAGGAAGTGGCAGGCTCCGGGGCGCACGGAGATATCAACGCCCACAGCATCGACCTCGCCCGTTTCCTGATCGGAGAGTTCGACCGGGTCATCGGCCATAACCGGACGTTCGTCAAGGAGCGTCCGATCCCGGTGTCGACGTCCGGCCTCGGCGGCGTCGGCTCGGCCGAGAAAGGCGAAGTTACCGTGGACGACGCGACGGCGTTTCTCGCCGATTTCAAAAACGGCGCGATGGGCATCTTCGTCGCCAGCCGCTTCGCGACCGGACGCAAAAACGGCAACACGTTCGAAATTCACGGCAGCCGGGGCTCGATCCGCTGGGATCTGGAGCGCCTGAACGAGCTGGAAGTGTATTTCCGCGACGACGAGCCGGAGCTGGCGGGCTTCCGCCGGATCATGGTGACCGAGCCGCAGCACAAGTACGCGGGGAACTGGTGGCCGACCGGACACATTATCGGCTACGAGCACGGCTTCGTGCATATCGTGTACGAATTCATGCAGCATATTTCGACCGGCTCGCCGTTCGCGCCGACGTTCCTGGACGGCGTGCGCTGCCAGGAAGTGCTGGAAGCGGTCGATCTGTCGATCGAGCGGGGCGCTTGGGTAAGCGTGGACGAAATTTAA
- a CDS encoding response regulator transcription factor — MSDKALIIEDEPTIARLLTYNLSQEGYSTEVVANGSEGLQAALRGNYAIIFLDLMLPGMNGFEVLQKLRQSGLKTPVIILTARNAEEEVVQGLKLGADDYITKPFGVAELLARTSAVLRRTRNEDTQAAEQDSDEKVITHGDLQIFPDKYEVSLNGEWITLRPKEFEVLLYLAERPGIVITRDDLMNVVWGFDYIGGQRTVDVHVSSLRKKLEMNQQSVQIESIRGVGYKLTVNRKAGASSK; from the coding sequence ATGTCGGACAAGGCGCTAATCATAGAAGACGAGCCTACCATCGCACGCTTGTTGACGTACAACTTATCCCAGGAGGGCTACTCGACGGAAGTCGTCGCGAACGGCTCCGAAGGGCTGCAAGCGGCGCTGCGAGGCAATTATGCCATCATTTTTCTCGATCTTATGCTCCCGGGCATGAACGGTTTCGAAGTGCTTCAGAAGCTGCGGCAAAGCGGGCTGAAAACGCCGGTCATCATTCTGACCGCCCGCAACGCGGAAGAAGAGGTGGTTCAAGGACTGAAGCTCGGAGCGGACGATTATATTACGAAGCCGTTCGGCGTAGCCGAGCTGCTCGCCCGCACGTCGGCCGTTCTGCGGCGAACGCGCAATGAGGACACGCAAGCGGCAGAGCAGGATAGCGACGAGAAAGTCATCACGCACGGCGATTTGCAAATTTTTCCGGATAAGTACGAAGTATCGCTGAACGGCGAATGGATTACGCTGCGGCCGAAGGAATTCGAGGTGCTGCTGTACCTCGCGGAGCGGCCGGGCATCGTCATTACGCGCGACGACCTGATGAACGTCGTGTGGGGCTTCGATTACATCGGAGGGCAGCGGACGGTGGACGTGCACGTCAGCTCGCTCCGCAAAAAGCTGGAGATGAACCAGCAATCCGTGCAAATCGAGTCGATTCGCGGCGTCGGCTACAAGCTGACGGTCAACCGCAAGGCGGGCGCTTCGAGCAAGTAA
- the yfbR gene encoding 5'-deoxynucleotidase encodes MPHHFLAYLYRLQYIERWSLMRKTTEENVAEHSFHTALLAHLLASISRYVFGNDVSPEEAATYALFHDATEVITGDIPTPVKHHNPDILSNFRQIETLAADRLLSTVPEPLRDVYRPLLGRKAVSPALAKLVKAADVLDAYLKCVSEMSAGNREFATARRQMEERLRGLDLPEVEWFLDRLAPSFEKTVDELSEDE; translated from the coding sequence ATGCCTCATCATTTTCTCGCTTATTTGTACCGGCTGCAGTATATCGAGCGATGGAGTCTGATGCGCAAAACGACCGAGGAAAACGTAGCCGAACACTCGTTTCATACCGCGCTGCTCGCGCACCTGCTCGCCAGCATTTCCCGCTATGTTTTCGGCAACGACGTGAGCCCCGAGGAAGCGGCGACCTACGCGTTGTTCCACGACGCGACCGAAGTGATCACCGGAGATATTCCGACGCCGGTCAAGCACCATAACCCGGACATTTTGTCGAACTTTCGCCAAATCGAGACGCTGGCCGCGGACCGGCTTTTGTCCACGGTTCCGGAGCCGCTGCGCGACGTGTACCGGCCGCTGCTCGGAAGGAAGGCCGTCTCCCCGGCGCTCGCGAAGCTGGTCAAAGCCGCGGACGTGCTGGACGCCTATCTGAAATGCGTAAGCGAAATGTCGGCCGGCAACCGGGAATTCGCCACCGCCCGAAGGCAAATGGAAGAGCGCCTGCGCGGCCTCGATCTGCCCGAGGTGGAATGGTTTCTCGACCGGTTAGCGCCCAGCTTCGAGAAGACGGTGGACGAATTGTCGGAGGACGAATAG
- a CDS encoding fumarate hydratase, translated as MSQFEDSIYKLIVETSTNLPADVRRTIAKARQAEDSATRAGLSLSTIAQNIEMAECNVSPICQDTGMPTFIVHTPVGANQIVMKREIRQAVARATKDGKLRTNSVDSLTGANTGDNLGPGTPVIHFEQWEKDEVDVRLILKGGGCENKNIQYSLPCELEGLGKAGRDLDGIRKCILHAVYQAQGQGCSAGFIGVGIGGDRTTGYELAKHQLFRPVEDTNPIPELAKLEEYIMENANKLGIGTMGFGGNVTLLGCKVGVMNRLPASFFVSVAYNCWAYRRQGVLLDGNTHEIKEWIYESGSNEPMNASAEKESAAASASSGERREVVLTAPLTEEQVRSLKVGDVVILNGEMHTGRDALHKYLMDHDSPVDLNGGVIYHCGPVMLKDEAGWHVKAAGPTTSAREEPYQGDIIKKFGIRAVIGKGGMGAKTLAALKEHGAVYLNAVGGAAQYYAECIKNVNGVDFMEFGIPEAMWHLQVEGFAAIVTMDAHGNSLHADVEQDSKQKLAQFKDPVFA; from the coding sequence ATGTCACAATTCGAAGACAGCATTTATAAGTTAATCGTCGAAACGTCCACCAACCTGCCCGCCGACGTGCGCAGGACGATCGCCAAAGCCCGGCAAGCCGAAGACAGCGCCACGCGCGCCGGCCTGTCGCTCAGCACGATCGCGCAAAATATCGAAATGGCGGAGTGCAACGTTTCTCCGATTTGCCAGGATACGGGCATGCCGACGTTTATCGTTCATACGCCGGTCGGAGCCAATCAAATCGTCATGAAACGGGAAATCCGCCAAGCGGTCGCCCGCGCGACGAAGGACGGCAAGCTGCGGACGAACTCGGTCGATTCGCTGACGGGCGCCAACACGGGGGACAACCTAGGCCCGGGCACGCCGGTCATTCATTTTGAGCAATGGGAAAAGGACGAGGTCGACGTCCGTCTCATTCTGAAAGGCGGCGGCTGCGAAAACAAAAACATCCAGTACAGCCTGCCGTGCGAGCTGGAAGGTCTCGGCAAGGCCGGACGCGATCTGGACGGCATTCGCAAATGCATTCTGCACGCCGTTTACCAGGCGCAAGGACAGGGCTGCAGCGCGGGCTTCATCGGCGTCGGCATCGGCGGCGACCGGACGACGGGCTACGAGTTGGCCAAGCATCAGCTGTTCCGTCCGGTCGAGGACACGAACCCGATTCCGGAGCTGGCGAAGCTGGAAGAGTACATCATGGAAAACGCGAACAAGCTCGGCATCGGCACGATGGGCTTTGGCGGCAACGTCACGCTGCTCGGATGCAAAGTCGGCGTCATGAACCGCCTTCCGGCGAGCTTTTTCGTCTCCGTCGCTTATAATTGCTGGGCGTATCGCCGCCAGGGCGTGCTGCTCGACGGCAACACGCACGAAATCAAGGAATGGATTTACGAGAGCGGCTCGAACGAGCCGATGAACGCTTCGGCCGAGAAGGAGAGCGCGGCCGCCTCGGCATCTAGCGGGGAGCGCCGCGAGGTCGTCCTGACCGCGCCGCTGACGGAAGAACAGGTGCGTTCGCTCAAAGTGGGCGACGTCGTCATTTTGAACGGCGAAATGCATACCGGGCGCGACGCGCTGCACAAGTATTTGATGGACCACGACTCGCCCGTCGACCTTAACGGCGGCGTGATCTACCACTGCGGTCCGGTCATGCTGAAGGACGAAGCGGGCTGGCACGTGAAGGCGGCGGGCCCGACGACGAGCGCTCGCGAGGAGCCGTACCAGGGCGACATCATCAAAAAGTTCGGCATCCGCGCGGTCATCGGCAAGGGCGGCATGGGCGCGAAGACGCTGGCCGCGCTGAAGGAGCACGGAGCCGTCTATTTGAACGCGGTGGGCGGCGCGGCCCAATATTACGCGGAATGCATCAAGAACGTCAACGGCGTCGACTTCATGGAGTTCGGCATTCCGGAAGCGATGTGGCACCTTCAGGTCGAAGGCTTCGCCGCGATCGTGACGATGGACGCGCACGGCAACAGCCTGCACGCCGATGTCGAGCAAGATTCGAAGCAAAAGCTCGCGCAGTTCAAAGATCCGGTGTTCGCGTAA
- a CDS encoding methyl-accepting chemotaxis protein yields MVLAVEERPGREKEKTAVKTPETAELAQRAANAESSPKLQNQTGDKIDKDRNGPRNVETAEQFRLQEKIRRCPTVSPDELCGDVIALFRRSADSECIVVCDENDKPLGLVMKHRFFRMLGTLYGMSLYGEKPISKLMDSEPYIADCGLPAQELIDRAMSRPEEHVYDTVIMSQNDVFAGILTVNDLLGISRLLQREASGRQIRTVRDVDGMIGDIHGAVEKVAETAELSRRSSERIAEATENGKAELSQILSLLHVWTSSADRQDKSVTELLQRTNEAFGITRMIAELADQCNLLAINAQIEAARAGEHGRGFAVVAQEVKALADQTKDSTERIKRQLSDMAQAAEAAARAVRDGKLGAEEGIRHVHLAEAKFNELWDISGSNLEAASKLNAASAEAKAISGQIRGQIRKLTQQLNGTETDI; encoded by the coding sequence GTGGTTTTGGCCGTAGAGGAAAGACCGGGACGAGAAAAAGAGAAAACCGCCGTCAAAACGCCTGAAACTGCCGAACTAGCGCAACGTGCCGCAAACGCGGAGTCAAGTCCGAAGCTGCAGAACCAAACCGGAGACAAGATCGACAAGGACCGCAACGGCCCCCGGAACGTCGAGACCGCGGAGCAATTTCGTTTGCAGGAAAAGATCCGACGCTGTCCGACCGTTTCCCCGGACGAGCTTTGCGGCGACGTGATCGCTTTGTTTCGGCGCAGCGCCGATTCGGAATGCATTGTCGTATGCGACGAAAACGACAAGCCGCTCGGACTTGTCATGAAGCACCGCTTTTTCCGGATGCTGGGGACGCTTTACGGAATGTCGCTTTACGGGGAGAAGCCGATTTCGAAGCTCATGGACAGCGAGCCGTACATAGCGGATTGCGGACTGCCTGCCCAGGAACTGATCGACAGGGCGATGTCCAGGCCCGAGGAGCATGTGTACGATACCGTAATCATGTCTCAAAACGACGTTTTTGCGGGGATTTTAACGGTCAACGATTTGCTCGGCATTTCGCGGCTGCTTCAACGGGAGGCGTCGGGAAGGCAAATTCGTACCGTGCGCGACGTAGACGGCATGATCGGCGACATTCACGGCGCCGTGGAAAAGGTAGCCGAAACGGCCGAGTTGTCCCGCCGCAGCAGCGAGCGGATCGCGGAAGCGACGGAAAACGGGAAGGCGGAGCTGAGTCAAATCTTATCGCTTCTCCATGTATGGACGTCCTCCGCGGACCGTCAGGACAAATCCGTGACGGAATTGCTTCAGCGCACGAACGAGGCATTCGGCATTACGAGAATGATCGCCGAGCTCGCGGATCAATGCAACCTGCTGGCGATCAATGCGCAAATCGAAGCGGCGAGAGCCGGGGAACACGGGCGCGGATTCGCCGTCGTCGCGCAGGAAGTCAAGGCGCTCGCCGACCAGACGAAGGACTCGACCGAGAGGATCAAACGGCAGCTGAGCGATATGGCGCAAGCCGCGGAAGCCGCAGCTCGGGCCGTGAGGGACGGCAAGCTTGGCGCGGAGGAAGGGATTCGGCATGTCCATCTGGCCGAAGCGAAGTTCAACGAATTGTGGGACATCAGCGGCTCCAATCTCGAAGCGGCTTCGAAGCTGAATGCCGCGTCCGCCGAGGCGAAAGCGATATCCGGCCAAATTCGCGGCCAAATTCGCAAGCTGACGCAGCAATTGAACGGAACGGAAACGGACATTTAA
- a CDS encoding Gfo/Idh/MocA family protein, with amino-acid sequence MSNVHIGMIGCGGIAYGKHFPALAKIPEARIVAFFDVSAERAHDAKNQFGTQDARVYGSVEELLNDPDVHAVHVCTPNDTHAEISIKAMEAGKHVLCEKPMAKTSEDARKMLETSERTGRKLSIAYQNRFRADSRWLHEACRQGQLGEVYLAKAHAVRRRAVPTWGVFLDLEKQGGGPLIDIGTHALDLALWMMDNYEPRTVLGTTFRKLAEQGSEANAWGPWDPAKFTVEDSAFAMITMKNGATVWLESSWALNTLDVDEAKVTLCGSKAGADMKNGLRVNGEEHGKLYTKEITLGDQWKSEPPNDSAEREARAWIDAILHDREPVVTAKQAYVVQQILEAVYESANKGQAVSFV; translated from the coding sequence ATGAGCAACGTTCACATTGGAATGATCGGCTGCGGCGGGATCGCATACGGAAAACATTTTCCCGCATTGGCCAAAATCCCGGAAGCCCGCATCGTCGCGTTTTTCGACGTGTCGGCCGAGCGCGCCCACGATGCCAAAAACCAGTTCGGAACTCAAGATGCTAGGGTTTACGGCAGCGTCGAAGAGCTGCTGAACGATCCGGACGTGCATGCCGTCCATGTGTGCACGCCGAACGACACGCACGCGGAAATCTCGATCAAGGCGATGGAAGCGGGCAAGCACGTTTTGTGCGAAAAGCCGATGGCGAAAACATCGGAAGATGCCAGAAAAATGCTCGAAACGTCCGAACGGACGGGGCGCAAGCTCAGCATCGCTTATCAGAACCGGTTCCGCGCCGACAGCCGCTGGCTGCATGAAGCGTGCCGGCAAGGCCAGCTTGGCGAGGTCTATCTCGCGAAAGCGCATGCGGTTCGCCGCCGCGCCGTGCCGACGTGGGGCGTTTTCCTCGATCTGGAGAAGCAGGGCGGAGGCCCGCTCATCGACATCGGCACCCATGCGCTCGACCTGGCGTTGTGGATGATGGACAACTACGAGCCGCGCACCGTTCTCGGCACGACGTTCCGCAAGCTCGCGGAGCAAGGCAGCGAAGCGAATGCCTGGGGCCCTTGGGATCCCGCGAAGTTTACGGTCGAGGATTCGGCTTTCGCGATGATTACGATGAAAAACGGCGCTACCGTCTGGCTGGAATCGAGCTGGGCGCTCAATACGCTCGACGTCGACGAGGCGAAGGTGACGCTGTGCGGCTCCAAGGCGGGCGCCGATATGAAGAACGGCCTGCGCGTCAACGGGGAAGAGCACGGCAAGCTGTACACGAAGGAAATCACGCTTGGCGACCAATGGAAAAGCGAACCGCCGAACGATTCGGCCGAGCGCGAGGCGCGCGCCTGGATCGACGCGATCTTGCACGACCGGGAACCGGTCGTAACGGCGAAACAAGCGTATGTCGTGCAGCAAATTCTCGAGGCGGTCTACGAATCGGCAAACAAGGGACAAGCCGTCTCCTTCGTATAG
- a CDS encoding sugar phosphate isomerase/epimerase family protein — translation MKLGVFLVLFGQQSLEDALDTAKSAGIQAVELGTGAYPGTAHVNAAAILNDEAAISRIKTAVESRDLTISALSCHGNPLHPNKEIAKQHHDDFVATVQLAEKLGVDTVITFSGCPGESPSSQYPSWVTCPWPPDFLTVLEWQWNEIAIPYWKEQSAFCRKHGVKVAIESHPGFLVYNTETALRLRREAGDNIGVNFDPSHLFWQGMDPIECVKALGDSIFHVHAKDTKIDARNTAINGVLDNKPYADELNRSWIFRTVGYGHDDDFWKHFVSTLRLVGYDGAISIEHEDSLMSVGEGFRKAASFLNGLILKEKAGEMWWA, via the coding sequence GTGAAACTCGGTGTTTTTCTCGTGTTATTCGGTCAACAATCGTTGGAGGATGCGCTCGACACGGCCAAATCGGCCGGCATTCAGGCCGTCGAATTGGGAACGGGGGCGTATCCGGGCACCGCGCATGTGAACGCCGCGGCCATTCTGAACGACGAAGCCGCCATTTCCCGCATCAAGACGGCGGTGGAATCGCGCGATCTGACGATCAGCGCGCTGAGCTGCCACGGCAATCCGCTGCATCCGAACAAGGAAATCGCGAAACAGCATCATGACGATTTCGTCGCCACGGTGCAGCTCGCGGAGAAGCTCGGCGTCGATACGGTCATCACGTTCTCCGGCTGTCCGGGAGAATCGCCGTCTTCGCAATATCCGTCCTGGGTCACCTGCCCCTGGCCGCCGGATTTCCTGACCGTGCTCGAATGGCAATGGAACGAAATCGCCATTCCTTACTGGAAAGAGCAATCCGCGTTCTGCCGCAAGCACGGCGTCAAGGTGGCCATCGAGTCGCATCCGGGCTTCCTCGTTTACAATACGGAAACGGCCCTGCGTCTGCGCCGCGAAGCCGGCGACAACATCGGCGTCAATTTCGACCCTTCCCACTTGTTCTGGCAGGGGATGGATCCGATCGAGTGCGTCAAGGCGCTCGGAGATTCGATTTTCCACGTTCATGCCAAAGATACGAAAATCGACGCGCGCAACACGGCGATCAACGGCGTGCTGGATAACAAGCCTTACGCGGACGAGCTGAACCGCTCGTGGATTTTCCGCACGGTCGGCTACGGGCACGACGATGATTTCTGGAAGCACTTCGTGAGCACGCTCCGGCTTGTCGGCTACGACGGCGCGATCAGCATCGAGCACGAAGACAGCCTCATGTCGGTAGGCGAAGGCTTCCGCAAGGCGGCGAGCTTCCTGAACGGACTTATTCTTAAAGAGAAAGCGGGCGAGATGTGGTGGGCGTAA
- the pnpS gene encoding two-component system histidine kinase PnpS → MKKFRFKLTALFVLMIGLSVLAAGLLMGKSYKDNHTLALQEHMEKEMRVLIAAAPWPVGLTEDGQTEYLQSQAVRFKELADMRVTYVRADGVVLGDSDHEPETMANHLDREEVREALEHGIGSSERHSSTLDENMLYMAMAVKDGDRVQGVIRLAVGMTDIERSLSKMWVALVLGLLLLFVLAAGVSYRVALGVTRPLERMTGAAKRMADMDYEIRVPDDGKDEVSELARALNALAESLQGQMAVIRRNGMRLQSVLDNMPSGVVMIDPAGNVTLYNSSAEWLLGSSAKERVGRSFTEFKQHYELSQLIRQALDSREPLHEELTVYFPEERLLELNLVPMRMSGEEETGLLIVLQDVTAIRRLERMRSEFVANVSHELKTPVAAVKGFAETLMAGAVNDPETAQSFLKIIHDESERLNRLIGDILELSKIESRRSTQQFSPVDLNAFLERTMEFMKTEAAKKNIELQWEADPELFLEADEDRLGQILLNLLQNGINYTPDGGKVKVRAEYVAGEGADDVDGKIRITVSDTGIGIPKKDLPRIFERFYRVDKARSRSSGGTGLGLSIVKHLVDMHHGTIRVESTVGVGSHFIIELPLLQP, encoded by the coding sequence ATGAAAAAATTTCGCTTCAAGCTGACCGCGTTGTTCGTCCTGATGATCGGGCTTTCCGTTCTGGCAGCCGGCCTGTTGATGGGGAAGAGCTATAAGGACAACCATACGCTCGCGCTGCAGGAGCATATGGAAAAGGAGATGCGCGTGCTCATCGCCGCGGCGCCATGGCCCGTCGGCCTGACGGAAGACGGCCAGACGGAGTATTTGCAAAGCCAGGCCGTCCGATTCAAGGAATTGGCGGACATGCGGGTCACCTACGTTCGCGCCGACGGCGTCGTGCTGGGCGATTCCGATCATGAGCCGGAAACGATGGCCAACCATCTGGACCGCGAGGAAGTGCGGGAAGCGCTGGAACACGGCATCGGCAGCAGCGAACGGCATAGCAGCACGCTGGACGAAAACATGCTGTATATGGCGATGGCGGTCAAGGACGGCGATCGGGTGCAGGGCGTAATCCGGCTGGCCGTCGGCATGACCGACATCGAAAGAAGCCTGAGCAAAATGTGGGTGGCGCTCGTTTTGGGCTTGCTCCTGCTGTTCGTGTTGGCGGCCGGGGTCAGCTACCGGGTGGCGCTCGGCGTCACGCGTCCGCTGGAGCGGATGACCGGCGCCGCGAAACGCATGGCGGATATGGACTATGAAATCCGCGTCCCGGACGACGGAAAGGATGAAGTGAGCGAGCTGGCGCGCGCCTTGAACGCGCTGGCCGAGAGCCTGCAGGGGCAGATGGCCGTCATCCGGCGAAACGGCATGCGGCTGCAGTCGGTGCTCGACAACATGCCGAGCGGCGTCGTCATGATCGATCCTGCGGGCAACGTAACGCTTTACAACAGCAGCGCCGAATGGCTGCTCGGCAGCTCCGCGAAGGAGCGGGTCGGGCGCAGCTTTACCGAGTTCAAGCAGCATTACGAGCTGAGCCAGTTGATTCGCCAGGCGCTGGACAGCCGCGAGCCGCTTCACGAAGAGCTGACCGTTTATTTTCCCGAAGAACGGCTGCTGGAGCTGAACCTCGTGCCGATGCGCATGAGCGGGGAAGAGGAGACGGGCCTGCTCATCGTGCTGCAGGACGTGACCGCCATTCGCCGCCTGGAGCGGATGCGGAGCGAATTCGTCGCCAACGTGTCGCACGAGCTGAAGACGCCCGTCGCCGCGGTCAAAGGTTTTGCCGAAACGCTGATGGCCGGTGCGGTGAACGATCCGGAAACGGCCCAATCGTTTTTGAAAATCATCCACGACGAAAGCGAGCGGTTGAACCGGCTGATCGGGGACATTCTGGAGCTGTCGAAAATCGAGTCCCGCCGTTCCACGCAGCAATTTTCGCCGGTCGATCTGAACGCTTTCCTCGAGCGGACGATGGAATTCATGAAAACGGAAGCCGCGAAAAAAAACATCGAGCTCCAGTGGGAAGCCGATCCGGAGCTGTTTTTGGAGGCGGACGAGGACCGGCTGGGACAAATTTTGCTGAATTTGCTCCAGAACGGAATCAATTACACGCCGGATGGCGGCAAGGTGAAGGTTCGGGCCGAATACGTGGCCGGCGAGGGCGCGGACGATGTCGACGGAAAAATAAGAATTACGGTTTCGGACACCGGCATCGGCATCCCGAAAAAAGATTTGCCCCGCATTTTCGAGCGTTTTTACCGGGTGGACAAAGCCCGCTCCCGCAGCTCCGGAGGCACCGGACTGGGACTGTCCATCGTCAAGCATCTCGTCGATATGCATCATGGCACGATTCGCGTCGAAAGCACGGTCGGCGTCGGGTCCCATTTTATCATCGAGCTGCCGTTGCTTCAGCCTTGA
- a CDS encoding cupredoxin domain-containing protein: protein MNKPRQIAAACLTAAVIFTLGACGGNAGNGNAGNGNAGNNNATPTPTATGTATQGAGNAAGGGGTQDITVNATNWAFEPTEIRVRAGDTINLTLNNEAGNHGIEIPELNVNVKGGETATFTVDKAGTYEYHCSIQCGSGHNDMVGSIVVE from the coding sequence ATGAATAAACCAAGACAGATCGCAGCCGCATGCCTGACGGCCGCCGTTATTTTTACGCTTGGCGCTTGCGGCGGCAACGCGGGCAACGGCAATGCGGGCAACGGCAACGCGGGCAACAACAATGCGACGCCGACGCCGACGGCTACCGGTACCGCGACGCAAGGAGCCGGCAACGCGGCAGGCGGCGGCGGAACCCAGGACATTACCGTAAATGCGACCAACTGGGCGTTCGAACCGACGGAAATTCGGGTGAGAGCCGGGGATACGATCAACTTGACGCTAAACAACGAAGCCGGCAATCACGGCATCGAAATTCCCGAGCTTAACGTCAACGTCAAAGGCGGCGAAACGGCCACGTTTACCGTCGACAAGGCCGGGACCTACGAATATCATTGCTCCATCCAATGCGGTTCCGGCCACAATGACATGGTCGGTTCGATCGTCGTGGAATGA